The Ignatzschineria rhizosphaerae genome contains a region encoding:
- a CDS encoding malate dehydrogenase, which translates to MKQPVRVTITGAAGNIGYAMAFRIAAGDMLGPDQPVILQLLEITPALEALKGVVMELNDCAFPLVQDIIATDDLNVAFKDTDYAMLVGARPRGPGMERKDLLEANGAIFGPQGKAMNAHASRDVKVLVVGNPANTNALIAMKNAPDLNPRNFHAMTRLDHNRGLSLLAEKTGSHINDIKNMTIWGNHSSTQYPDLTFTTVNGKPALELVDRAWYENDYIPQVQQRGAAIIKARGASSAASAASSAIDHMRSWALGTEEGNWVSMAVPADGSYGVKEGIIYSYPCVCKNGDFEIVQGLEISEYSQAKMDATEKELREEADAVKSLLG; encoded by the coding sequence ATGAAACAACCTGTAAGAGTCACCATCACTGGAGCTGCTGGTAATATCGGTTATGCAATGGCATTTCGTATCGCAGCGGGCGATATGCTTGGTCCTGATCAACCTGTAATCCTTCAACTTCTTGAAATTACGCCAGCATTAGAAGCACTGAAAGGTGTTGTGATGGAGCTTAATGACTGTGCATTCCCATTAGTGCAAGATATCATTGCAACAGATGATTTAAATGTTGCATTTAAAGATACAGATTACGCAATGTTAGTTGGTGCGCGTCCTCGTGGTCCAGGTATGGAACGTAAAGATCTTCTTGAAGCAAATGGCGCGATCTTTGGTCCACAAGGTAAAGCAATGAATGCTCACGCAAGCCGTGATGTGAAAGTATTAGTTGTTGGAAATCCTGCAAATACTAACGCATTAATTGCAATGAAAAATGCCCCAGATCTTAACCCAAGAAACTTCCATGCAATGACCCGTCTTGACCATAACCGCGGTTTAAGCCTTCTTGCTGAGAAAACAGGTTCACATATCAACGATATCAAGAACATGACAATCTGGGGTAACCACTCATCAACACAATATCCTGATTTAACGTTCACAACAGTTAACGGAAAACCAGCGCTTGAGTTAGTAGATCGTGCATGGTACGAAAATGATTATATCCCACAAGTACAACAACGTGGTGCAGCAATCATTAAAGCACGTGGTGCGTCATCAGCAGCGTCAGCGGCATCATCAGCAATCGACCATATGCGTTCATGGGCGCTTGGTACAGAAGAAGGTAACTGGGTATCAATGGCAGTTCCAGCTGATGGTTCATACGGCGTTAAAGAAGGGATTATCTACTCATACCCATGTGTTTGTAAAAATGGTGATTTTGAAATCGTTCAAGGTCTTGAAATCTCTGAATATTCACAAGCAAAAATGGATGCAACAGAGAAAGAACTTCGTGAAGAAGCAGATGCGGTTAAATCACTTCTTGGCTAA
- the hemH gene encoding ferrochelatase, which produces MKKIGIVLTNLGTPDAPTKAALKVYLEEFLKDPRVIELPKWKWYPILYGIILNTRPAQSAEKYQIVWDNGSPLLTITEKQAEKLRQLLPENYEVTIAMRYGNPSMVKAVNELIAKKVDEIVVFPLYPQYSAATTASVMDDVGDVLKKLRYFPALRVLGAYYQNPLYLDACIAQIKENTVGKTIDKYVFSFHGMPKQTYVDGDPYYDQCMETTKLIAERMGEPLERFETVFQSRFGKAEWLQPYAAEFFETAPSKGIKNIAVFCPGFSADCLETLEEMAMENHDIFMGAGGSSYTFVPCVNSHDLHIEMMKDEILN; this is translated from the coding sequence ATGAAGAAGATCGGAATTGTCTTAACAAACCTTGGTACGCCAGATGCGCCTACTAAAGCTGCATTAAAAGTCTATTTAGAAGAATTTTTAAAAGATCCTCGCGTCATTGAGTTACCTAAATGGAAATGGTATCCGATTCTTTATGGAATTATTCTCAATACTCGTCCTGCACAATCGGCTGAAAAGTATCAGATTGTTTGGGATAATGGCTCGCCACTTTTAACGATTACTGAAAAACAAGCAGAAAAACTGCGTCAGCTTTTGCCAGAAAACTATGAAGTAACCATTGCGATGCGCTACGGCAATCCTTCGATGGTAAAGGCGGTTAATGAGCTAATTGCTAAGAAGGTGGATGAGATTGTTGTATTCCCTCTTTATCCGCAATATTCAGCCGCTACGACGGCTTCTGTCATGGATGATGTCGGTGATGTGCTGAAAAAACTTCGTTATTTCCCAGCACTTCGTGTTTTAGGGGCATATTATCAAAATCCTCTATACCTTGATGCCTGTATTGCCCAAATAAAGGAAAATACGGTAGGAAAAACCATTGATAAATATGTCTTCTCTTTTCATGGGATGCCAAAACAGACTTATGTCGATGGCGACCCGTATTATGATCAATGTATGGAGACAACCAAGCTCATTGCCGAGAGAATGGGCGAGCCGTTAGAACGCTTTGAAACTGTATTTCAATCTCGGTTTGGAAAAGCGGAGTGGCTTCAACCTTATGCCGCGGAATTTTTTGAAACAGCGCCTTCCAAGGGGATTAAAAATATCGCTGTTTTCTGCCCAGGATTTAGTGCTGACTGCTTAGAAACACTAGAAGAGATGGCAATGGAAAATCACGATATTTTCATGGGAGCAGGTGGTAGTTCTTATACATTTGTACCATGTGT
- the mraY gene encoding phospho-N-acetylmuramoyl-pentapeptide-transferase, with product MLYALLSHLADYWSPLRVFQYITMRGIMAALTALVFSIGLGPSFIRMLQKQQIGQFVRTDGPESHLSKQGTPTMGGILIIVGILFSTLLWADLANIDIWIVLFVLLSFGAVGFLDDYRKVIKKQSLGLRAKEKYLYLSIAGLIASGALYFNASTPAETDLLIPYFKDLAIPLGILFIPFTYLVIVGASNAVNMTDGLDGLAIMPTIMVAGALAIFAYIAGNSVYTTYLSLPFVEGAGEVLIICAAIVGAGLGFLWFNTYPAQVFMGDVGALSLGGVLGVIAVIVRQELVFFIMSGLFVVETLSVILQVGSFKLRKKRLFRMAPIHHHFELKGWPEPRVIVRFWIFTFILVLIGLASLKLR from the coding sequence ATGTTGTATGCGCTACTTTCCCATCTTGCTGACTATTGGTCGCCGCTAAGAGTATTTCAGTATATTACGATGCGCGGCATTATGGCAGCATTAACCGCGCTTGTATTTAGTATTGGTTTGGGGCCGAGTTTTATCAGGATGTTGCAAAAGCAGCAAATTGGGCAGTTTGTGCGTACCGATGGTCCAGAAAGTCATCTCTCTAAGCAGGGAACTCCCACAATGGGCGGTATTTTGATTATTGTGGGGATTCTGTTTTCAACACTATTGTGGGCAGATTTAGCCAATATTGATATCTGGATTGTGCTATTTGTTTTGCTCTCATTTGGGGCCGTTGGATTTTTAGATGATTATCGTAAGGTCATTAAAAAACAATCTCTAGGGCTTCGGGCGAAAGAGAAATATCTCTATTTAAGTATCGCAGGGTTAATTGCCTCAGGAGCGCTCTATTTCAATGCTTCAACGCCAGCTGAAACGGATCTATTAATTCCTTACTTTAAGGATTTAGCGATTCCTTTAGGGATCTTATTTATTCCTTTTACTTATTTAGTGATTGTTGGGGCTAGTAATGCGGTCAATATGACAGATGGACTTGATGGACTTGCCATTATGCCTACGATTATGGTGGCTGGTGCACTGGCTATTTTTGCTTATATTGCCGGAAACTCTGTTTATACAACTTATCTCTCGCTTCCTTTTGTGGAAGGAGCTGGCGAAGTATTAATTATCTGCGCTGCAATTGTGGGAGCCGGTTTAGGGTTCTTATGGTTTAACACATATCCTGCTCAAGTTTTTATGGGGGATGTGGGTGCGCTCTCTTTAGGGGGCGTATTAGGGGTGATTGCGGTCATTGTTCGTCAAGAGCTTGTTTTCTTTATTATGAGTGGTCTTTTTGTAGTCGAGACTTTATCCGTGATTTTGCAAGTAGGATCATTCAAACTCCGCAAAAAAAGGCTCTTTAGAATGGCGCCTATTCATCACCATTTTGAGTTAAAAGGTTGGCCTGAACCCAGAGTTATTGTAAGGTTTTGGATTTTCACCTTTATTCTCGTTTTAATTGGTTTAGCATCCTTGAAATTACGCTAA
- a CDS encoding UDP-N-acetylmuramoyl-tripeptide--D-alanyl-D-alanine ligase, with protein MKLSEAAKIMKGELKGQDAYFFGAASDTRKLKPGELFFAWKGERFDAHDYLESAELKGAICAVVERFIPSAEIAQIVVKDSQKALGKIAKAWRKAWKGTMIALTGSNGKTTLKEMVTSILSVNHEVLATEGNYNNHVGCPLMLLRLNKHHTHAVIEMGANHPKEIEYLTKIVQPDIAILNNAGACHLEGFGSLEGVAKAKSEIFLGLAESGTAIINADDQFVDYWKGCVVDFKSLTFAIENPADIYASDIVGNNQFTLNIAPQKIVAPITLQLLGRHNILNALAASAATVAAGESVDTIKQGLEALAPVKGRLQVVKIKDNVQLINDAYNANPNSLKAGIDACSAGNRWLVLGDMRELGVDEIKIHDECGIYAKNAGFSELFALGELTKHTVKGFGKGAVSYPDHEALLTALTTKIAHYNDSALLTILLKGSNSMNMQYFYEALVECEDC; from the coding sequence ATGAAGCTATCTGAAGCAGCCAAAATTATGAAAGGTGAGCTCAAAGGACAAGATGCTTACTTTTTTGGCGCCGCAAGCGATACTCGAAAGTTAAAACCTGGCGAGCTATTTTTTGCATGGAAAGGTGAGCGTTTTGATGCGCATGATTATCTTGAAAGTGCTGAATTAAAAGGGGCAATTTGCGCAGTTGTTGAGCGCTTTATTCCTTCGGCTGAGATTGCGCAAATTGTGGTTAAAGATAGTCAAAAAGCTTTGGGGAAGATTGCGAAAGCGTGGCGAAAAGCATGGAAAGGAACCATGATTGCGCTAACAGGCTCTAATGGGAAAACGACCTTAAAAGAGATGGTCACCTCGATCTTATCGGTTAATCATGAAGTTTTAGCAACAGAAGGTAATTATAATAATCATGTCGGTTGCCCGCTGATGCTCTTAAGACTTAATAAGCATCATACACATGCAGTGATAGAGATGGGAGCAAATCATCCTAAAGAGATTGAATATCTAACGAAAATCGTCCAGCCTGATATTGCGATTTTAAATAATGCCGGCGCTTGTCATTTGGAGGGGTTTGGCTCTCTTGAAGGGGTTGCTAAAGCTAAGTCAGAGATATTCCTAGGACTAGCTGAATCTGGCACTGCCATTATTAATGCTGATGATCAGTTTGTCGATTATTGGAAGGGGTGTGTTGTAGATTTTAAATCCCTCACATTTGCTATTGAAAATCCTGCCGATATTTATGCAAGCGATATTGTGGGAAATAATCAATTTACGCTAAATATTGCGCCGCAAAAAATAGTAGCGCCCATCACCTTGCAACTATTAGGTCGCCACAATATTCTCAATGCGTTAGCCGCAAGTGCGGCAACCGTTGCAGCTGGAGAGTCTGTTGACACTATTAAGCAAGGCTTAGAAGCATTAGCGCCGGTAAAAGGCCGCCTACAAGTTGTTAAAATTAAAGATAATGTTCAGCTGATTAATGATGCTTATAACGCTAATCCTAACTCTTTAAAGGCGGGGATAGATGCTTGTAGCGCCGGCAATCGTTGGCTTGTCCTTGGTGATATGCGCGAGCTTGGGGTTGATGAGATAAAAATTCATGATGAGTGTGGTATTTATGCTAAAAATGCCGGATTTAGTGAGTTGTTTGCCCTAGGAGAATTAACAAAACATACCGTAAAGGGATTTGGAAAAGGGGCTGTTAGTTACCCAGATCATGAAGCTTTACTCACAGCGCTTACTACAAAAATTGCACACTATAATGATTCTGCACTTTTAACCATTTTGTTAAAAGGATCTAATAGTATGAATATGCAATATTTTTACGAAGCCTTAGTCGAGTGTGAAGATTGCTAA